A genomic window from Cyprinus carpio isolate SPL01 chromosome B9, ASM1834038v1, whole genome shotgun sequence includes:
- the rab5b gene encoding ras-related protein Rab-5B, producing MNTRGTGRANGSLPQTKICQFKLVLLGDMAVGKSSLVLRFVKGQFDEFQETTIGAAFLAQSVCLDDTTVKFEIWDTAGQERYHSLAPMYYRGAQAAIVVFDITKAETFERAKAWVKELQRQASPNIVIALAGNKSDLADKRLVEYEEAQTYAEDTGLLFMETSAKTAMNVNELFLAIAKKMPKTDTQNPTHAARHRGVNLQDPGAQSTRSCCGN from the exons ATGAACACTCGCGGGACCGGCAGGGCCAATGGAAGCCTACCGCAGACCAAGATCTGCCAGTTCAAATTGGTGCTGCTGGGAGACATGGCTGTCGGCAAGTCCAGCCTGGTGCTGCGCTTTGTTAAGGGCCAGTTTGATGAGTTTCAGGAGACCACCATTGGAG CTGCGTTCTTGGCACAGTCTGTCTGTTTGGATGACACTACAGTGAAGTTTGAGATTTGGGACACAGCTGGACAGGAGCGCTACCACAGCTTGGCCCCCATGTACTACCGTGGAGCCCAGGCAGCTATTGTAGTTTTTGACATCACCAAAGCT GAAACATTTGAGCGAGCGAAGGCTTGGGTGAAAGAGCTGCAGCGGCAGGCCAGTCCCAACATCGTCATCGCTCTCGCAGGAAACAAGTCTGACCTGGCTGACAAGAGACTCGTGGAGTATGAG gAAGCCCAGACATATGCAGAAGACACAGGCTTGCTTTTCATGGAAACCTCTGCCAAGACTGCAATGAATGTAAACGAGTTGTTCCTGGCCATTG cAAAAAAGATGCCAAAAACAGACACCCAAAACCCCACGCATGCTGCCCGACACAGGGGGGTAAACCTGCAGGACCCAGGTGCACAGTCCACTCGAAGCTGCTGTGGGAACTAA